Proteins from a single region of Streptococcus oralis:
- a CDS encoding cation-translocating P-type ATPase has protein sequence MSKEQKRQAFYTQSPEEVLKSVEATEQGLSSSEAQKRLAEYGRNELEEGEKKSLLVKFIEQFKDLMIIILIAAAILSVVTSGGEDIADAIIILAVVIINAAFGVYQEGKAEEAIEALKSMSSPAARVVRDGHMAEIDSKELVPGDIVSLEAGDVVPADLRLLEANSLKIEEAALTGESVPVEKDLSVELAADAGIGDRVNMAFQNSNVTYGRGLGVVVNTGMYTEVGHIAGMLQDADETDTPLKQNLNNLSKILTYAILVIALVTFVVGVFIQGKDPLGELMTSVALAVAAIPEGLPAIVTIVLALGTQVLAKRNSIVRKLPAVETLGSTEIIASDKTGTLTMNKMTVEKVFYDAVLHDSADDIELGLDMPLLRSVVLANDTKIDVEGNLIGDPTETAFIQYALDKGYDVKGFLEKYPRVAELPFDSDRKLMSTVHPLPDGTFLVAVKGAPDQLLKRCVARDKAGDVAPIDEKVTELIHTNNSEMAHQALRVLAGAYKIIDSIPENLTSEELENNLIFTGLIGMIDPERAEAAEAVRVAKEAGIRPIMITGDHQDTAEAIAKRLGIIDENDSEDHVLTGAELNELSDEEFEKVVGQYSVYARVSPEHKVRIVKAWQNQGKVVAMTGDGVNDAPALKTADIGIGMGITGTEVSKGASDMILADDNFATIIVAVEEGRKVFSNIQKTIQYLLSANTAEVLTIFLSTLFGWDVLQPVHLLWINLVTDTFPAIALGVEPAEPGVMTHKPRGRKSSFFSGGVMSSIIYQGVLQGALVLTVYGLALAYPVHVGDNQAIHADALTMAFATLGLIQLFHAYNVKSVYQSILTVGPFKSKTFNWSILVSFILLMATIVVEPLEGIFHVTKLDLSQWAIVLAGSFSMILIVEIVKFVQRKLGLDKNAI, from the coding sequence TCAGTCGTAACTTCTGGTGGGGAAGATATCGCAGATGCCATCATCATCCTAGCCGTGGTTATCATCAATGCTGCCTTCGGTGTTTACCAAGAAGGAAAAGCAGAAGAAGCCATCGAAGCCCTCAAATCTATGTCCAGTCCAGCTGCTCGCGTTGTTCGTGATGGACACATGGCAGAGATTGATTCCAAAGAATTGGTACCAGGAGATATCGTTTCCCTTGAAGCTGGTGATGTAGTACCAGCAGACCTACGTTTGCTAGAAGCTAATTCTCTTAAAATCGAAGAAGCAGCCTTGACAGGTGAGTCTGTGCCAGTTGAAAAAGACTTGTCAGTCGAGCTTGCTGCAGACGCTGGTATTGGTGACCGTGTCAATATGGCCTTCCAAAACTCAAACGTGACCTACGGTCGTGGTCTTGGTGTTGTTGTCAATACAGGTATGTACACTGAAGTGGGTCATATCGCTGGCATGCTCCAAGATGCGGATGAGACAGACACACCACTCAAACAAAACTTGAACAACCTTTCTAAGATCTTGACCTATGCAATTTTGGTCATTGCCCTTGTTACTTTTGTAGTTGGAGTCTTCATTCAAGGCAAAGATCCACTTGGTGAGTTGATGACCTCTGTTGCGCTTGCTGTTGCAGCCATTCCCGAAGGGCTTCCTGCTATTGTAACCATCGTTCTTGCCCTCGGTACTCAAGTTTTGGCTAAACGAAACTCTATCGTTCGTAAGTTGCCAGCAGTTGAAACGCTTGGTTCAACAGAAATCATCGCTTCTGATAAGACTGGTACGCTTACCATGAACAAGATGACAGTCGAAAAAGTCTTCTACGATGCGGTTCTACATGACTCAGCTGATGACATTGAACTTGGCTTGGACATGCCGCTTCTTCGTTCAGTTGTTTTGGCCAATGATACTAAAATTGATGTGGAAGGCAACCTGATTGGTGACCCAACCGAAACAGCCTTCATCCAGTATGCCTTGGATAAGGGCTATGATGTTAAAGGGTTCTTAGAGAAATATCCTCGTGTAGCTGAATTGCCGTTTGACTCAGATCGTAAACTCATGTCAACGGTTCACCCATTGCCAGATGGTACATTCCTTGTAGCGGTTAAGGGAGCTCCAGACCAACTTTTGAAACGTTGTGTTGCTCGTGATAAGGCTGGAGATGTTGCTCCGATTGATGAGAAAGTCACTGAATTAATCCATACAAACAACTCGGAAATGGCTCACCAAGCCTTGCGTGTCCTTGCAGGTGCTTATAAGATTATCGATAGTATTCCAGAAAATCTTACTTCTGAAGAGCTTGAAAACAACTTGATCTTTACTGGTTTGATTGGGATGATTGACCCTGAACGTGCCGAAGCGGCAGAAGCGGTTCGTGTGGCTAAGGAAGCGGGAATCCGTCCAATCATGATTACAGGTGACCACCAAGATACAGCAGAAGCTATTGCTAAACGTTTGGGAATCATCGATGAAAATGACTCAGAGGACCATGTCTTGACTGGTGCTGAGCTCAACGAACTTTCTGATGAAGAATTTGAAAAAGTCGTTGGTCAATACTCTGTTTACGCACGTGTATCTCCAGAACATAAAGTTCGTATCGTGAAAGCTTGGCAAAACCAAGGTAAGGTTGTTGCCATGACAGGTGACGGTGTTAATGATGCGCCAGCTCTGAAAACAGCCGACATCGGTATCGGTATGGGAATCACTGGTACTGAGGTTTCTAAGGGTGCATCTGACATGATTCTTGCAGATGATAACTTTGCGACTATCATCGTCGCAGTTGAAGAAGGACGTAAGGTCTTCTCAAATATTCAAAAGACCATTCAGTACCTACTTTCTGCCAATACGGCTGAAGTATTAACCATCTTCCTATCAACCTTGTTTGGTTGGGATGTCTTGCAGCCAGTTCATCTCTTGTGGATCAACTTGGTAACCGATACCTTCCCAGCTATCGCTCTTGGTGTTGAACCAGCTGAGCCAGGTGTTATGACCCACAAACCACGTGGACGCAAATCAAGCTTCTTCTCAGGTGGGGTCATGAGTTCTATTATCTATCAAGGTGTACTCCAAGGGGCACTCGTCTTGACTGTTTATGGTCTTGCTCTTGCCTATCCAGTTCATGTAGGAGACAACCAAGCCATTCACGCAGATGCCCTTACAATGGCCTTTGCAACACTCGGTTTGATTCAGCTCTTCCATGCCTACAACGTTAAGTCTGTTTACCAATCCATCTTGACAGTTGGACCATTCAAGTCTAAGACCTTCAACTGGTCTATCTTGGTATCCTTCATTCTTCTTATGGCAACGATCGTTGTAGAACCACTTGAAGGTATCTTCCACGTAACCAAACTAGACCTATCGCAATGGGCTATTGTTCTAGCTGGAAGCTTCTCAATGATACTTATCGTCGAAATCGTCAAGTTTGTTCAACGTAAACTTGGTCTTGATAAGAATGCGATTTAA
- a CDS encoding peptide deformylase — protein MEKRIVRDVLFLSQVSKPASQEDLYLAKDLQDTLLANRETCVGLAANMIGEQKRVIIFNLGLVPMVMFNPILLSYKGPYETEEGCLSLTGVRTTTRYETITVSYRDSKWQEQTITLTGFPAQICQHELDHLEGRII, from the coding sequence ATGGAAAAGAGAATTGTCCGAGATGTCTTATTCTTGTCTCAGGTTTCGAAACCTGCAAGTCAGGAAGACCTTTATCTGGCTAAGGATTTGCAGGATACCCTGCTGGCTAATCGCGAGACATGTGTCGGTCTGGCGGCTAATATGATTGGGGAGCAGAAGCGCGTGATTATCTTTAATCTTGGCCTAGTTCCCATGGTTATGTTTAATCCCATTCTTCTTTCCTATAAAGGACCTTATGAGACAGAGGAAGGTTGTTTGTCTTTGACTGGGGTTCGAACGACGACTCGTTATGAAACGATTACGGTTTCCTATCGTGATAGTAAGTGGCAGGAGCAGACCATTACGTTAACAGGTTTTCCAGCTCAGATCTGCCAACATGAACTGGATCATTTGGAAGGACGAATTATTTAG
- the yaaA gene encoding peroxide stress protein YaaA yields MKILIPTAKEMNTEIPSLDAYPLRPESQAVLDSLAHYSASELETFYKVSAEKAEEEYAHIQALKDQRAKNYPALKLFDGLMYRYIKRDGLTEAEQTYLEDHVLITSALYGVVPALSPMAPHRLDFLMKLKVAGKTLKTHWKSAYDEALQDEDLIFSLLSSEFETVFSKEIREKMVTFKFMEDKVGQLKIHSTISKKARGAFLTALIEGQVQTVDQARKLSFADFDYRPDLSSDSELVFVKQA; encoded by the coding sequence ATGAAAATTTTAATCCCAACAGCCAAAGAAATGAACACCGAAATCCCTAGTTTAGATGCGTATCCATTGCGTCCTGAAAGTCAGGCAGTCCTTGACTCACTGGCGCACTACTCAGCTAGTGAATTAGAGACTTTTTATAAGGTATCTGCCGAGAAAGCAGAAGAAGAGTACGCTCATATTCAAGCCTTAAAAGATCAGAGGGCTAAGAATTATCCAGCCTTGAAACTCTTTGACGGTCTCATGTATCGCTACATCAAACGAGATGGGTTAACCGAGGCTGAACAAACCTATCTTGAAGATCATGTTTTAATTACATCAGCTTTGTATGGCGTAGTTCCAGCCCTATCTCCCATGGCTCCTCACCGTTTGGACTTTTTGATGAAATTAAAAGTAGCTGGTAAAACCCTAAAGACTCATTGGAAGTCAGCCTACGATGAGGCGCTACAGGATGAGGACTTGATATTTTCTCTTTTGTCATCAGAGTTTGAAACAGTATTTTCGAAGGAAATCAGAGAAAAGATGGTGACCTTCAAATTTATGGAGGACAAGGTAGGTCAGTTGAAAATCCACTCAACTATTTCAAAGAAAGCGCGTGGGGCCTTTTTGACAGCCTTGATAGAAGGGCAAGTCCAAACGGTTGACCAAGCTCGTAAGCTCAGCTTTGCCGAT